Within Labilithrix sp., the genomic segment CGTGCTCCTCGAAGAGCGCGCGCGCGCGGTCCTCGCCGATCGAGCCCGCCGAGAGCCGGCGCAGGTAACCGAGGCCCCCGCGCGGCACCGCGACCGCGGTGTTCGCCTTCTCGAGGAACTCCTTGAAGGTGCGATTCACCGCGTCCTTCGGGACGACCCGCATCGTCGACGCGACCGAGCGGAGCTTCTTGAGGTCGTCCTCGGAGAGCTCGTCGACGATGGGGCGCGCCACTTCTTCGTCGAGCGAGAGGAGGAAGAGCACCGCCTTCTCCGCGTTCGTGATCTGCGTCGTCATCGAACCGTCATCACTTCAGGAATCGAGCCAGCGCCGAGTGTCAGCGCCATGACGCCTCGCTCAGGCCGCTTCCTCGCGGACGCCGGCGGCCTCGCTCGCGGTGCCGAGCCAGCCCTTCACGATGAGCGCCGCGGTGGACGGGTCGAGGAGCGCGCGCTCGCGCACGAGCTGCTTCAGGTCGTCGGCCGAGGTCTCGTTTTCTTCCTCGTTCTTGCCCAGGATCTCGACCGTCACCTGCTCGGCGGAGGCCTTCTCCTTCGCCGCCACGAGCGCGAGCGCTTCGCTCACCGCGCGCGCCTTCTTCCGGCTCCGCTTCACCATGAGCGCGACGAGGACGAGGAAGAGCAGCGCGCCGCCGGCGAGCGGACCGACGTGGAGCGGGTTCTTCAGGTCGATCGGGAGCTTCGTCGTCGGCGCCGGCGGCGCCGGCGGCTCGGCGACCACGAGGAAGGGCACCGCCTCGACCGTGACCGCGTCGCCGCGGCGCTCGTCGAAGCCGACCGCGCTGCGGACGAGCCCCGTGATCTTGTCGAGCTCCTCCTTCGAGCGGTTGCCGTCGATGACGACCGCGACGGTGAGCCGCTTCAACACACCGCCGGCGACGACGCGCTTCTCGCTCACGTGATCGACCTCGAAGTTCCGCGTGTGCTGCTCGCGCGTGGGGAGCGTGCCCTTCGCGACCTCGGGAGCGCCGCCGTCCGCGGCCTTCGCGCCCGCCGCCGAGCCGTTCGGGAGGTTCGACTCCGCCCCCGGCACGCCCGCGACCGGGGGCTCCTCGCCGGCCGTGCGCTCGATCGTCGACTCCTCGCTCCGCAGCGCCGTCCGCGACGGATCGTAGCGGTCCTCGACGTGCTCGACGCGCGCGGAGTCGATGTCGGCGGTGACCCGCACGTCGGCGTGGCCGGCGCCGGTGACCTTCTCGACGATGGCGCGGGCGCGCTCCTCGAGCGTGGCCTCGAGCGCGCGGGCCTTCGACTCCTTGTCGTCGTCGACGCCGATGCCGTCCTCGCCCGCGCGGCGCGGCCGATGGAGGACCTGGCCCTCCGTCGTCACGACCGCGACGCGATCGGGTGAGAGGCCCTGCACCGACGTCGCGACGAGGTGCACGATGCCGGCGACCTCGCCGCCGCCGAGCGCGCGGCCGCCGCGGAGCTTCAGGACGACGCTCGCGCTGGACGGCTCGTTCTTGCTCACGAACACGGATTTCTCGGGCAAGACGAGGTGGATGCGCGCGCTCTCGACCGCGCCGATCGCGCCGATCGTGCGGGAGAGCTCGCCCTCGAGCGCGCGGCGATACAGGATGCGCTGCTCGAAGTCGGTCGCGCCGAGGCGCATCTTGTCGAAGCTCTCGAAGCCTACGTTGCCGCCGCGCGGCAGCCCCTGCCCCGCGAGCTCGAGGCGCGTCTCGCGCACCTTGTCCTCCGGCACCTCGATGAGCGAGCCGTCGCCCTGGAGCCTGTACGGGACCTTGAGCTCCTTGAGCTTGGTGACGACCACCGCCGCGTCGTCGCGATCGAGGTTCGTGAAGAGCGGGGCGTACGGCGGCTCCGCGTGGTGGAACGCGAAGAAGCCGCCGATCGTAAGGGCGCCGATGAGCGTGAACAGCGCCGCCATGCGCGCTCCGCTCGACATCGACCTGATCTTCGCCACGACCTTCTCGAGGACGGGCTTCGCCGGCCCGGCCTTCGCGACGAGGTTGTCGACGACTCCCGTACCCTCAGACATTGATCCTCCAGAGCTCGTGGAACGCGTCCATGAGCTTGTCCCTGACCGAGCCGACGAGCCTCATCGAGATGTCGGCTTCCTTCATCGTGATCATCGTGCCGTGCAGGTCGTCCGACGTGCCGGCCGCGAGCGCCTCGGCCTTCGCCATCGCCTCGCGCTCCTTGTCACTCGCGGCCATCGCCGTGTCTTCGAGGACCTTCCCGAACGACGGCCCGGTGACGTGCTCGCTCTTCTTTGCTTCCGGCGTGCCAGGCTCGCCGCCGATCTGCAGCTCCTGGCGGCGCTCGATCGCGGCCTGGCGCATCATGCTGGCGTAGCCGGAAGACTCGATTTTCACGGTTACTTCCCGATGCGGAGGGCCGCGCGGGCCATCGCCTTGAGCGACTCGATCGAGGTGATCCCCGCCTCGTAGGCGCGGGAGGCAGTCATCATGTTGACCATCTCCGTCACCGTGTTGACGTTGGGGTACTCGACGTAACCCTCCGGATTTGCGTCGGGATGTCCCGGCTCGTACACCATCGTCCCCGGGCTCTGGTCGGGCCGGACCTCGGCCAGGCGGACCGTCTCGATCTTCCGGAGGACAGGGTCGCGGGTCGCGGAATTCAGCGGTTTCGCCTCGAAGACCGGATCGAGCCGCTTGTAGGGGCCGCCCTCCTCGGTCCGCGTCGTGCGAGCGTTCGCGAGGTTGCCGGCGGTGATGTTCATGCGGCTGCGCTCCGCCGAGAGGCCGGAGGCCGCGACTTCCATCGCCGAGAAGACACCCGCGTGGTTGGCGGCACCGATCTTCATCAGCCGTGCTTCCCGTCGGAGGCGGCCCACGCGAGCGACGCGAGCTCGCTCGAGGCGAGCTGGGCGAGCATGTCGTACCGCATCTGGTTCGAGGCGATCTTCACGGCCTCGCGATCGAGGTCGACGCCGTTCTCGTCGCCGCCGGCGGCCGCGCCCGGGTCCTCGATCACCTTTCCGTGAATTTCTCCTCCAGGAGTCGCCCCGATGGACGTTCCGGCGTTCGTGGCCGCCATCGCGACGTGGAGCTGTCCGGCGAAATTCACGTTTCGCTCGAGATCCACGGGCTTGTAGCCCGGGGTGTCGATGTGGGCGAGGTTCGACGTGAGCAGGTTGTGCCGGTCGAGGTGGTAGTCGAGCGCGCCGCGGAGATGCTCGACGCTATCGAGGAGGGCCATGCGGTCCCCTCGTCCATGAACCGTTCCATCGCTCCTCGTCGCCCGAGCGTCATGGAACCGGCGCTCCGCGATGGCTCGGTCGTTGCGATGGGCCCCCCGCGATGCTCAAGCTGACCCGTCTCGACCACCGCACGGTGGCGATCAACCCCGACCACATCGCGTGGGTCGAGGCCACCCCGGATACGACGCTCTGTCTGATCGGTGACCGCAAGATCATCGTCCGCGAATCGCTGGACGAGGTGATCGAGCGCTTCACCACCGCGCGCGCCAAGATGGGCGGGACCGGGCCGATCAACGTCCCTTCGATGCCGCCGCCGTCGTCGAGCGGCCGGCGCAGCCTCCAGCCTTCGCGCCCCTCCGGCGCGTTCAACCGGCCCGCGCTCGACGCCGCGATGATCGCGCCGTCGATCATCGACGAGGACGGCTGAGATGCGCCCCGGCGCCCTCATCGGCATCCTCATCGCGGTCGGCTGCATCGTCGGCGGCAACATCTGGGAAGGCGGCCACGTCGGCGCGCTGGTCGGCGGCCCCGCCTTCCTCATCGTCATCGGCGGCACGGTCGGCGCGATCGTCGTCCAGTACCCCTTCAGCGACATCAAGACGGGCCTCCGCCTGATGGCGGGCCTCTTCAAGCCGCACAAGCTGAACGGCGAGAAGCTCGTCGAGGAGATCGTCGACTACGCGAACCGCGCGCGCCGCGACGGCATCCTCGCGCTCGAGAAGGTCGGCGAGCAGGCGTCGGATCCCTTCCTCAAGAAGGCGCTCATGATGGCGGTCGACGGCGTCGACTCCCAGACGCTGCGCGAGACGCTCGAGGTGACGATCGGCGTCGAAGAGCATCACGCCGAGAACGGCGCGAAGGTGCTGGAAGCAGGCGGCGGCTACGCGCCGACCGTCGGCATCATCGGCGCCGTCCTCGGCCTCATCCACGTCATGAGCAACCTCTCCGACATCGCCGCGGTCGGCGTCGGCATCGCCGGCGCGTTCGTCGCGACGATCTACGGCGTCGCGTTCGCGAACTTGATCTGCCTCCCGATGGCGGCGCGGATCAAGCTCGACATCGCCGAGACGGCGAAGCTCCGCGAGATGGAGCTCACCGGCGTCCTCGCGATCCAGGCCGGCCTCAACCCGAAGCTCGTTCGCGACCGCCTCGTCCAGTTCCTCGGCGACCACGGCGGCCACGGCGAGAAGAAGAAGTAGGCGCCGATGGCCCGGAAAAAGAAGCATCCGGAGCACGTGAACCACGAGCGATGGCTCGTGAGCTTCGCCGACTTCATGACGCTCCTGATGGCGTTCTTCGTCGTCATGTTCGCGGTGTCGCAGGTCGACTCCAAGAAGGTCGGCCGCTTCACCGAGCAGTTCTCGAAGGCGGTCGGCATCGACATGTTCCCGCAGCCGGGCAAGGGCCTCATGACCGGCGCGCTGGAGGGGTCCATCGTCGAGACCGACAACCAGCCCACCGCCGGCAAGGGCCCTGGCCAGGGCGCGCTCCCCGAGGAGCTCGCCGCGATCCGCAACGCGCTCGTGAGCACGAAGGACGACGACGCGGAGCTCGCGAAGGTCCAGATCATCGCGCGCCGCAACGAGCTCGTGCTGCGTCTGTCGGACAACCTGTTCTTCGAGACCGGGACCGACACGCTCGAGCCGAACGCGAAGGCGGTCGTCGTCAAGCTGGCGCACGAGCTGAAGGGACGGAAGGTCGACATCCGCGTCGAAGGGCACACCGACGTCCGCCCGATCAAGACGGCGCGCTTCCGCTCCAACTGGGACCTCTCCACCGCGCGCGCGACCACGATCGTCGCGGCGTTCATCGGCGAAGGGATCGCGCCGGACCGCCTCTCGGCCTCCGGCTACGGCGAGTTCCACCCCGTCGCCGACAACACGACCGACGAGGGCCGGAAGCAGAACCGCCGCGTCGACATCGTCGTGACGATCCCGGTCCCGCAGGCCGGCGACGAGCCCGAGCCGGCGCCGGCGCCCGCTCCAGCTTCGGCCCACGATTCGCATGAAGGTCATCCACGATGAGCCAACACACCGCCACCGCCACCGCCATGACGCCCGCCCCCGCCACCGAGCCGACGCGCACCACGACGCCGGAGGAGTGGCGCCGCGCCGCCGCGCGCGCGCGCTTCCTCGGCCGGAGCTCGGGGATGATGCCCGCGGTGCGCCCGACCGCGACGATGCCCGCGGTCCGCGCAGGCGCGCCGGGCCCTGGAAACACGAATGGCGCTCGCTGAGCGCCGCCGCGGGGGTCGGGCGCTCGCGGAGCGCCGCGCGGGTTGGGGGCTCGCGGTCTTGGCCGCGGCGCTGATCCTCTTCTCGAGCGGCGCCGCGCACGCGCAGAAGTGGGTGACGAGCGGCGTGACGCAGTTCTCGAGCGGGATCGAGGGCGGGGGAGGACGCGTCGCGACGATGGGGCGCGCGCAGACCCGCGCGCGCATCGGCGCGGACCTCTTCGTCGACGAGGATCCGCAGGACATCTTCGGCGCCGCCGTGATCGTCGCGGTCGAGCCGCGCTCCGCGTTCGGCCTCGACTTCCGCTACACGCGCGTCGTCGCGCAGCGCTTCGCCTTCAGCGGTGGCGCGATCGGCATCCTCCAGCCCGCGTCGCTCGTCGGCCCCGTCGCGGCCGCGGAGTACCGCATCCCGCTCGGCAAGGGCTTCGTGTTCACCGCCGGCCCGGAAGCCAACGTCTTCGTCGTCGGCACCGATCTGCCGGACCGCACCGTCATCTGGCAAGGCCTCTTCCTGGTAGGGATGCGTGTCTCTCTCTAGGTCAGGGGCTCCGCCCCCGACACCCCCGCGCGCGCGCGAACACGACCCGCGAAGACGCGGGTTGCTTCGCAACCGCTGTGGCGGTCGCGTTCGCGCGCCGGGCCTCGCGGTCGTCCTCGCGTTCGGGGTGGTCGTCGGGGCGTGTTCGGCGGGGGATGGGGCGTGTCTTCGGAAGACGGACTGCGATGCGCCGTATGCGTGTGTCGATGGGACGTGTCGGACGGACGAGGTGCTCGCGAGCTCGTCGGTGGTGGGCGACGCGGGAGCGTCAGACCAGTGACGGTCGACGGCCGGTTTGACGCTTTTTCTTGGGCACACGCTTCGCAGAGGAATGACGCATGTTCCGATCGCTGAATATCGCCGCCACGGGCATGGTCGCGCAGGAGACGAAGCTCGACACCATCTCGAACAACCTCGCGAACGTGAATACGACGGGGTACAAGCGCCAGGACGCGCAGTTCGAGGATCTGCTCTATCAGAACATCCGCGCGGCGGCGCCGACGCAGGGGGGAGGGGCGGCGCCGTCGGGGACGCAGGTCGGCACCGGCGTCCGCGTCGTGTCGACGTCGCGATCGTTCTCGCAGGGCGCGACGATCCAGACCGGCAACCAGCTCGACCTCGCGATCGAGGGCAACGGCTTCTTCACCGTGACGAAGCCGGACGGCACGATCGGCTTCACGCGCGCCGGCAACTTCAAGGTCGACGCGCAGGGCCGCGTCTGCACGAACGACGGCCTCTCGCTCGAGCCGCCGATCAACGTCCCGCCCGACACCGCGTCGATCTCGATCAGCTCCGACGGCACGATCAGCGCGACCTCGGCGAGCGCGCGCACGACGACGCAGCTCGGCCAGCTCCAGATCGCGACGTTCCCCAACCCGAACGGGCTCGAGGCGGTCGGCCACAACATGTTCGCGCCGACGCTCGCGTCCGGCGAGCCGATCAGCGGCAACCCGGGCATGGACGGCCGCGGCGCGATCCTCCAGGGCGCGCTCGAGGGATCGAACGTCGAGATGGTCGAGGAGATGGTCGGCATGATCCGCACGCAGCGCGCGTACGAGGTCAACTCCAAGGTCATCAGCGCGGCGGACGACATGCTCCGCAACGCGACGCAGGTGCGGTGAGCGGGATGAAGGTCTTCGCTGCGCTCGTCCTCGTCGCCGGCCTCGCGAACGCCGCGAAGGCCGCTCCCCCGGCGCCCGCCGCCGCCGCGACCACGCGCGTCGAGGTCAAAGGTCCGCGCGTCCGCGCGAAGGACATCTTCCCCGGCGCCGTCGCCGACGTCGACCTCGGCCCCACGCCGCCGATCGGCAGTACGCGCGTGATCGAGAAGGCCGACATCGAGAAGGCGTTCGCGGAGGCGAAGGCGCAGGCGCCGAAGAAGATCCCGAGCGCGGTGCGCGTGTCGCGGAAGACGCGGAAGCTCTCGGCGCTCGAGGTCGACGGCGCCGTCAAGTCGGCGCTCTCGACGCAGAAGCTCCCCCGCGGCGCCGAGCTCGTCAAGGTGCGCGCGAGCGCGGTCGAGGTCGCCGACGACTACCACCACGTGAACGTCGACCTGCCGCCAGTGCCGCGCCGCGCCGGTCCGACCACGGTGCAAGCGACGGTGACGTTCCTGAGCGAGAGCGCGGACACGCCGATCTTCCGCACGGTGGTGCCGCTCGACGTCTCGCTCCCGCCCGAGGCCGCGTTCGCGGACATCCCGCGGGGCGCGCCGATCACGATCGTCGTGAAGAAGGGCCTCGTCGAGGTGAGCGTGCCCGGCGTCGCCGCGCTCGACGCGGACGTCGGCGGCATCGTGCCGGTGACGCTGAAGCCCTCGGGGCGCATCGTTCGCTGCCGCGCCGTCGACAAGGACCACGCCGCCCTTCTGGAGGACTCGTGATGCGCCGGTCGCTCGGGCTCGTCCTGTTCGGCGTCGTCGCGCTCACCGGCTGCGGGCCGCGCCACGTCCAGCCCTTCACGCCCCGCCATCGCGTGTACGAGCCCGGCGCGTATGCGCAGGAGAGCGCGGCGGCGAAGCCCTCGAACGGCTCGCTTTTCAGCGAGGCGAACGGCGGCTGGCTCGAGGACACGCGCGCGGTGCGGGTCGGCGACTTCGTCGTCATCAAGATCGACGAGCAGGCCAACGCGAAGGGCAACTCGACGACGAACCTCTCGAAGGACTCGTCGACGACCGGCGGCGCGAGCGCGCTCCTCGGCCTCGTCCCCGCGCTGAAGAAGGCTTATCCCGACATCGATCCGACGAAGCTGATCGACATGGCGTCGAAATCGAATTTCGCCGGCGCCGGCGACACCGCGCGCAACGGCGAGCTCTCCGGCAACATCGCCGTCCGCGTCGCGAAAGAGATGCCGAACGGCGACCTGTTCCTCGAGGGCACGAAGGTCGTG encodes:
- the flgG gene encoding flagellar basal-body rod protein FlgG; this translates as MFRSLNIAATGMVAQETKLDTISNNLANVNTTGYKRQDAQFEDLLYQNIRAAAPTQGGGAAPSGTQVGTGVRVVSTSRSFSQGATIQTGNQLDLAIEGNGFFTVTKPDGTIGFTRAGNFKVDAQGRVCTNDGLSLEPPINVPPDTASISISSDGTISATSASARTTTQLGQLQIATFPNPNGLEAVGHNMFAPTLASGEPISGNPGMDGRGAILQGALEGSNVEMVEEMVGMIRTQRAYEVNSKVISAADDMLRNATQVR
- a CDS encoding flagella basal body P-ring formation protein FlgA — translated: MKVFAALVLVAGLANAAKAAPPAPAAAATTRVEVKGPRVRAKDIFPGAVADVDLGPTPPIGSTRVIEKADIEKAFAEAKAQAPKKIPSAVRVSRKTRKLSALEVDGAVKSALSTQKLPRGAELVKVRASAVEVADDYHHVNVDLPPVPRRAGPTTVQATVTFLSESADTPIFRTVVPLDVSLPPEAAFADIPRGAPITIVVKKGLVEVSVPGVAALDADVGGIVPVTLKPSGRIVRCRAVDKDHAALLEDS
- a CDS encoding flagellar motor protein translates to MRPGALIGILIAVGCIVGGNIWEGGHVGALVGGPAFLIVIGGTVGAIVVQYPFSDIKTGLRLMAGLFKPHKLNGEKLVEEIVDYANRARRDGILALEKVGEQASDPFLKKALMMAVDGVDSQTLRETLEVTIGVEEHHAENGAKVLEAGGGYAPTVGIIGAVLGLIHVMSNLSDIAAVGVGIAGAFVATIYGVAFANLICLPMAARIKLDIAETAKLREMELTGVLAIQAGLNPKLVRDRLVQFLGDHGGHGEKKK
- a CDS encoding flagellar FlbD family protein, which gives rise to MLKLTRLDHRTVAINPDHIAWVEATPDTTLCLIGDRKIIVRESLDEVIERFTTARAKMGGTGPINVPSMPPPSSSGRRSLQPSRPSGAFNRPALDAAMIAPSIIDEDG
- the flgB gene encoding flagellar basal body rod protein FlgB encodes the protein MALLDSVEHLRGALDYHLDRHNLLTSNLAHIDTPGYKPVDLERNVNFAGQLHVAMAATNAGTSIGATPGGEIHGKVIEDPGAAAGGDENGVDLDREAVKIASNQMRYDMLAQLASSELASLAWAASDGKHG
- a CDS encoding flagellar basal body L-ring protein FlgH; the encoded protein is MRRSLGLVLFGVVALTGCGPRHVQPFTPRHRVYEPGAYAQESAAAKPSNGSLFSEANGGWLEDTRAVRVGDFVVIKIDEQANAKGNSTTNLSKDSSTTGGASALLGLVPALKKAYPDIDPTKLIDMASKSNFAGAGDTARNGELSGNIAVRVAKEMPNGDLFLEGTKVVLINNEEYHLYVSGLIRRADIKQDNSIASSKIADAQIEFTGRGDIADQQRKGWLAKLVETVNPF
- the fliF gene encoding flagellar M-ring protein FliF, producing MSEGTGVVDNLVAKAGPAKPVLEKVVAKIRSMSSGARMAALFTLIGALTIGGFFAFHHAEPPYAPLFTNLDRDDAAVVVTKLKELKVPYRLQGDGSLIEVPEDKVRETRLELAGQGLPRGGNVGFESFDKMRLGATDFEQRILYRRALEGELSRTIGAIGAVESARIHLVLPEKSVFVSKNEPSSASVVLKLRGGRALGGGEVAGIVHLVATSVQGLSPDRVAVVTTEGQVLHRPRRAGEDGIGVDDDKESKARALEATLEERARAIVEKVTGAGHADVRVTADIDSARVEHVEDRYDPSRTALRSEESTIERTAGEEPPVAGVPGAESNLPNGSAAGAKAADGGAPEVAKGTLPTREQHTRNFEVDHVSEKRVVAGGVLKRLTVAVVIDGNRSKEELDKITGLVRSAVGFDERRGDAVTVEAVPFLVVAEPPAPPAPTTKLPIDLKNPLHVGPLAGGALLFLVLVALMVKRSRKKARAVSEALALVAAKEKASAEQVTVEILGKNEEENETSADDLKQLVRERALLDPSTAALIVKGWLGTASEAAGVREEAA
- a CDS encoding flagellar hook-basal body complex protein FliE — translated: MKIESSGYASMMRQAAIERRQELQIGGEPGTPEAKKSEHVTGPSFGKVLEDTAMAASDKEREAMAKAEALAAGTSDDLHGTMITMKEADISMRLVGSVRDKLMDAFHELWRINV
- the flgC gene encoding flagellar basal body rod protein FlgC; translated protein: MKIGAANHAGVFSAMEVAASGLSAERSRMNITAGNLANARTTRTEEGGPYKRLDPVFEAKPLNSATRDPVLRKIETVRLAEVRPDQSPGTMVYEPGHPDANPEGYVEYPNVNTVTEMVNMMTASRAYEAGITSIESLKAMARAALRIGK
- a CDS encoding OmpA family protein; the encoded protein is MARKKKHPEHVNHERWLVSFADFMTLLMAFFVVMFAVSQVDSKKVGRFTEQFSKAVGIDMFPQPGKGLMTGALEGSIVETDNQPTAGKGPGQGALPEELAAIRNALVSTKDDDAELAKVQIIARRNELVLRLSDNLFFETGTDTLEPNAKAVVVKLAHELKGRKVDIRVEGHTDVRPIKTARFRSNWDLSTARATTIVAAFIGEGIAPDRLSASGYGEFHPVADNTTDEGRKQNRRVDIVVTIPVPQAGDEPEPAPAPAPASAHDSHEGHPR